One window from the genome of Yamadazyma tenuis chromosome 7, complete sequence encodes:
- the NBP35 gene encoding cytosolic Fe-S cluster assembly factor nbp35 (EggNog:ENOG503NUNR; COG:D) gives MLIESRTTFVNHLSLLITKIRNKHIINMAPSVVNDVSKTQLTAEEPEHCPGPESEQAGKDDACDGCANQDICSSQIPKGPDPDMPLITKKLGMIDHKVLVLSGKGGVGKSTFTSMLSWALAADEDLEVGAMDLDICGPSLPRMLGAEGESVHQSNSGWSPVYVADNLGMMSISFMLPDEDSAVIWRGAKKNGLIKQFLKDVNWGEHLDYLVVDTPPGTSDEHLSVSTYMKESGIDGALIVTTPQEVSLLDVRKEIDFCRKADIKILGLVENMSGFVCPNCKGESKIFKPTTGGGEQLCKDLNIPFLGSVPLDPRIGQACDAGVSFFEEYADSPAATAILDVVDALRDQIEISLDKLKISS, from the coding sequence aTGCTCATAGAAAGTCGCACAACTTTTGTGAATCATCTTTCTCTCTTGATTACTAAGATACGAAACAAACATATTATCAACATGGCACCATCGGTAGTAAATGATGTATCTAAGACACAGCTCACGGCTGAGGAACCGGAACACTGCCCGGGGCCAGAATCTGAACAAGCAGGAAAGGACGATGCTTGTGACGGGTGTGCTAATCAAGATATCTGCTCATCTCAAATCCCCAAAGGACCAGATCCAGACATGCCTTTAATaacaaagaagttgggaatGATCGATCACAAGGTACTAGTATTATCCGGGAAAGGAGGTGTGGGAAAATCTACATTCACATCGATGCTCTCTTGGGCTCTAGCAGCTgatgaagatcttgagGTGGGAGCTATGGATTTGGATATTTGTGGACCGTCACTCCCACGAATGCTCGGGGCTGAAGGCGAGTCTGTTCATCAGTCGAACTCCGGCTGGTCTCCTGTTTACGTGGCTGATAATCTTGGGATGATGAGTATTTCGTTTATGTTACCAGACGAAGATTCTGCTGTAATTTGGAGAGGAGCCAAGAAGAACGGGCTCATCAAGcagtttttgaaagacgTGAACTGGGGTGAACATCTTGACTATTTGGTAGTGGATACGCCACCAGGCACTTCAGATGAACATTTATCAGTGTCTACGTACATGAAAGAAAGTGGCATAGATGGAGCATTGATTGTGACCACTCCTCAAGAAGTGTCCTTGCTTGACGTCAGAAAGGAAATAGATTTCTGTCGCAAGGCTGAtatcaagatcttgggCTTGGTGGAAAACATGTCAGGGTTTGTTTGTCCTAATTGCAAAGGAGAATCTAAAATTTTTAAGCCAACTACAGGAGGAGGTGAACAGCTTTGcaaagacttgaacatTCCATTTTTGGGATCTGTTCCATTGGATCCTCGTATTGGACAAGCTTGTGATGCTGGTGTatctttctttgaagaatacGCTGATTCTCCGGCTGCCACTGCCATTCTTGATGTGGTGGACGCATTAAGGGATCAAATAGAGATTTCTCtagacaagttgaagatttccAGTTGA
- a CDS encoding uncharacterized protein (COG:U; EggNog:ENOG503NWUP) codes for MPKPLANQNYQLLKDKTSYSVSRIGALYKDFKDAKELNPEGFEANLISWLNIFKVALENDVIEASKLAIPHKKPDLSSMLVLPTIGKPLSLDVIIGELTESKSLIPVSLFLAYESNIHNYLNTTTSIFTYLYPSHWADRVSGIGRSLSNIFSANSERYVHWPFLVEFGKIFMNTINKEVKGGVYSSKIFDEGMLIDIIHKNITKNFSMLDLQILVKYLSRDTNECTTKMSKEDILVVKFDDQSPVTDEDISIAKLRFNMSQVAKRMSSIEMKIGEINHKVKEYPSDKIKNDEAIKTKVMMLLGERRSQIKAFQSCSSAYQHLQEIVLKIDDATSNISLVNALKQSSKALNQLNDQVDLEEIDLLHVEIGDQIEATDQVTDALVTVQISDEEIEDEYNALLNEQKNDEQESNELLNKLQGLHVGSEIKINEKEAKEAKDAPAKQKAQLIRN; via the coding sequence ATGCCAAAGCCACTAGCGAACCAAAACTATCAACTCCTCAAAGACAAGACTTCGTATTCTGTCAGCAGGATAGGTGCATTATACAAGGACTTCAAAGATGCTAAGGAATTGAACCCTGAAGGATTCGAAGCCAATTTGATCTCTTGGCTAAACATTTTTAAAGTGGctcttgaaaatgatgtGATAGAGGCATCGAAACTTGCTATTCCACACAAGAAACCAGACTTGTCGCTGATGCTAGTATTACCAACAATAGGAAAGCCACTTAGCTTGGACGTGATTATTGGAGAGTTAACTGAATCCAAGTCCCTTATTCCAGTCTCATTGTTTCTTGCTTACGAGTCTAATATCCACAACTATttgaacaccaccaccagtaTCTTCACGTACTTGTATCCATCCCACTGGGCAGATCGAGTATCTGGAATAGGTAGGAGTCTTTCCAACATCTTTTCGGCAAATTCAGAAAGGTATGTCCATTGGCCCTTTCTTGTAGAGTTTGGCAAGATATTCATGAATACCATTAACAAAGAAGTAAAAGGTGGGGTGTACAGTAGCAAAATATTCGACGAAGGAATGCTCATAGATattatccacaaaaacatcaccaagaattTCAGTAtgcttgatcttcaaatacttgtGAAGTATTTGAGTAGAGACACCAACGAATGCACTACTAAAATGAGTAAAGAAGATATACTAGTGGTAAAGTTCGACGACCAGTCTCCGGTAACGGATGAAGATATCAGCATAGCAAAACTCCGATTCAATATGAGccaagttgcaaaaagaatGAGTAGCATTGAGATGAAAATTGGtgaaatcaaccacaaagTTAAAGAGTACCCGTCtgacaaaatcaaaaatgaTGAGGCTATTAAAACTAAAGTCATGATGCTTTTaggagaaagaagaagtcaaatAAAGGCATTCCAGCTGTGCTCATCAGCATATCAGCACTTGCAAGAAATtgttttgaagattgaCGACGCTACTTCCAACATCAGCCTAGTAAATGCTCTTAAGCAGTCATCTAAGGCATTAAACCAGTTAAATGATCAGGTGGACCTTGAGGAGATAGATCTACTTCACGTAGAGATTGGAGATCAGATAGAAGCTACTGACCAAGTCACAGACGCATTGGTAACTGTTCAGATATCAGAcgaagaaattgaagatgaatacAATGCTTTGTTGAACGAGCAAAAGAATGATGAGCAGGAATCCAACGAGTTATTAAATAAGTTGCAGGGCCTTCATGTCGGTTCTGAGATtaagatcaatgaaaaagaagccaaagaagccaaagacGCCCCTGCCAAACAAAAAGCACAGTTAATACGCAACTAG